Within Actinobaculum sp. 313, the genomic segment GGGATACCGTCTGCGGGGAGACCTCCGCCAGGGCAGCGACGTCGCGGATCGACACTCCTCGCCCTCCCAGGCGCGAACGCCCGCTCGCTGGAATGCCTTCGACCGCAGCTCCACCCCTTCCCGGCAAATGGCTGGGCGTATCGGCACTCCGCTCACCATCTGACGCTAAACGGACCGCGCGTGATCGCTCGTCCTTCGCAGGCATAACCCCCACCTCACCGAATATGTCTCACCGGGTTGCAGCGTGACCAACCCTTTGCCGGAGTTGAAAGCGTCCGCCGGGCACGACATCGGTTCGGCGGCAACACCGGAACGTTCAAAAGCTCCGATCTCGGGGAAATCCCCCGTGCAGATCTGCCAGTATTCTAGCGGGTGCTCCGCCCACACCGCGGCGGTCATGCCATCGGGCGATATCAACTCGGCCCAGGTGTACTCCCCGGAGAAGACTGCGGGCGCAAAGCCGTCGTCTAGCGAAACTCCACGCAATGATCGAGGTGTGCGGAAGTCCTTATCCGCCGGCAGAGCGCAGAACTCCTCCGGCAGTAGACGCTCATTGGCGCGCACCCATCCACTTGCCGCAACGCGCAACTCACACTCATCCACCGTGGCCTCCCCCGGTGAGAGCCAGGGATGAAAACCGACCCCGAAGGGCGCGGCCACCTCGCCGCAGTTCGTCGCGGTAAAGGCCACCACCAGGTCTTCGTCGTCGAGCAGGTAACGAACCCGTAATTCTAAGGGGAAGGGGTAACCCTCCAGCTCCCCGCCAATATCAAAGCGGAACTCCACGCTATCGGCGCTGCGATCTGTCACCGCCCATATCTGGTCATGGACAAAACCGTGATTCGCCACCCGGCGCGCGGGTTCGGTCACCGGGAGCTGGTACTCGTTGCCACCGAATTCGTATCGACCGTCAGCGAGCCGATTCGGCCAGGGAGCCAGAATCGCTCCGTGCATGGCCGGGGGTATTGGCCCCGGGTAGGTCACGACGACGTCGCGCGAGCCCACCCGGTACGCGCGCAGGCCCGCTCCACGTGGCGTCACAAGCGCCTGCGCGTCGCCGCACGCGATCCTAACTTCTTCGGCACTACCGACATTGCCGCGATTCGACACCGCTTCCGCGCCGCTCATGCCTCCACCCCTGCATCGAGAACAGTGCCGTCGGCAATGGTCTGCGGGTCGCGGGCGACAAGTTCCACATCGCCACGCAGGTGAACCTCGGAACCGAAGGTCCAATCGCCGGTCACGGCCAACCGCGTGGCCTCTCGCAGCGATGGTGCACCGTGCGGGAAGCGGGCATCGAAATCGGCCATGCGCTTGTAGTAACGCGAGTCCAACTCCACCAATGGCGCCGCCTGCGGGACGAGCCGCAACTGGAAATCCTCTCCCAGCTCGTAGGCATCCGAGCGCAACAGCAGCAGATCGTCAGTTGTCTTCACCGGCAGGAAACGTGACCGATCAACCAACACCGGCAACGCTCCGTCGAAACGTTCCACAATGGCACCCAAAGCACACTCAATCTGATACACCTGCGGCGAATCCGGATTTGAGGGGTCCACGGTCTTTTGGTTGCGGATCAGTGGGAGTCCAGCCATGCCGCCACCCTCGTTCAGTACCTCGCGCAATGCCCGCAGGTCGAACCACAGATTATTCGTGTGGAAGAAGGGGTGCCGGGTTTCGTCGGTGAACCATTTCATATCATCCGCGGGGGTCTGTGCGGTGTCGCGCAGCACGATGCGCCCATCGGAGATCCGCCGTGCCAGATGACCACCCTTGCGGTCGGCGGGGGTGCGTTCGCACACTTCCGGAGCGTAGGGAGCTCCAGAGGCGGCGAACCAGGCGGCAATACGCCCATCCGGAGCGGCGCCGAGGTTATCCGCATTCGAAGTGCAGGCATACCGATATCCGCGCTCGATCAAGGTGTCGAGCAACCCAGTATCCAACAGTGACACATAGATATCCCCGTGCCCGGGCGGACACCATTCCAGGGAGGGATCCTCCGGCCAGTCAACCGGCTCCAGATTGTCCACCCGCAGCTTCGGCTCTTGGTGTTGCACGAAGTCTAGCGGCAAACCCTCCTGCACCAGGTCCGGGTACGCCGCGAGCGCGGCGAGGGTGTCGCGCTGCGTGCGGAAGGAATCCATGAAGATCAGTGGCATCCGAACACCGAAGGCGCTGCGCACATGGCGCATTTGACCGGCGATAATATCCAAGAAGCTCAGCATGGCGCCGTCGGGGGGACCGGTACGAACCGGCAACAGAGACTTGGCACGATCCATGCCCATGGAGGTACCGAGTCCACCGTTGAGTTTGATGAAGACGGTATGGCGCAAGGCCTCCGCCTGTTCAGACACGGGCGGCTCAATGCCCCGCGCATCCGCCACCGCAGTCACGGGTTGAATGCTGTGCTCCGGTATTAAACCGGTGCTTCCCTCTTCCAATTGGCGGTAGTACTCACCGAAGACGCGGATGAACAGTTCCGGCATTCCCGCTGCACGCATACGCACGGCGGCAGCCTCCAGACCCTTATCGCTCATAGTGCCTCTTCCTCCTCGTTGATGCGCCGTCCGGCCTCGGAGGCTGTCGCCTCCAAAAATCGTGGCGCGATCCATCCATTGTCCACGAACGCCCTATCCACTGCAGCCATTGTTGCCTCCAGATTGCCCTGTTCTATTAGCGCAATGGCGGAGCCGCCGAAGCCGCCACCGGTCATACGGGCACCCCATGCCCCAGCAGCACGGGCAGCCTCCACCGCAGTGTCAAGTTCGGCGCAACTCACTTCGTAATCGTCACGCAGCGATGCGTGTGATGCATTCATGAGAGCGCCGAGCTCGCCGTATTCACCCTCCGTCAGCAGTTCCACGAACTCCTGCGTGCGTTCGATCTCGGTAACCACATGCCTGACTCTTCGCACCGCCTCCGGATCATTCAGGCGCGAAAGCGTACCCTGCGGATCAGGCAACTGCCGTAGCGTCTCCACTCCTTCCAGTGCCGCGACCCGCTCACAAACCGCACGCCGCTGCCCATACTGCCCATCCACCAAGGAATGCTTGGCCTGCGTGTCAATAACAAGTATTGTCAGGCCCTGCGCGGCAAGGTCGAATGGCACTTGCGTTGTTGCTCCCGTCAGACAGTCGAGCTGTAGCGCATGATCCTTCGTAGTGAGTAACGACGCCGCTTGGTCCATACCCCCGGTTGGTGCACCGACGACGTCGTTCTCAGCGCTGACACACGCAGCTACCAATTCGGCTCGAACTGCGGGGGATGTGGCAAGGCCGAGCCCGTACACCTCGTCGAGCGCAAGTCCCATCGCACATTCCAACGCCGCCGAGGATGACAGCCCCGCTCCCAGTGGCACGCAGGAGACCACTGCGGCGTCAAAGCCGCCTAGCGCGTGCCCCTTGCGCTGGAGAGCCCAGGCAACACCCGCCGCATAGGCGACCCACGCCGGAATCTCGGCCTCGGGATGTACAGAGCTCAACTCACCTTCCCACCGGGCTGCACCGCTCTCATCCGATACGAGGCGGAGCCGCGTGTCCTCACGTCGCCGCAACGCCACATAGGTGCGATGGGGCAGCGCAACCGGCAGGCAAATCCCACCGTTATAGTCCACGTGTTCGCCGATCAAGTTGATGCGCCCGGGTGAGGCCCATACACCATCCGGGCCATCGAGCTCCGGAAATGCCCCCGCGAATAATTCACGTGCCCGGCGGGCTCCCTCATTTGCCGACCACGCGGGTATCTTCATGGAAGGTTTCTGCACTTTACCTCCTCCTTCGGCCACAGTGCCGTCCATAAAGAGGATGATAACGTAACACTTTGAATCTAACAATCCCGTTGACAGCGTGAGATTCCCTTGCAAGAATCAGAATGATTACGTCATCATCTGGAGCGTATCAAAGTCGAACACACACCGCTGAAAGGACATCGACGACGATGACACATTTGATCCACGCCTATGGCGTCGATTACCTCGTCATAGCGATCTACTTCGCGGCCGTTCTCGGTATCGGTCTTATCGCCCGAAGGCAGGCCTCCAGCTCCATCGGGTTCTTCCTCTCTGGTCGTTCCCTACCCGCCTGGGTAACGGGACTCGCCTTCATCTCCGCCAACCTGGGTGCCGTCGAAATCATGGGGCACTCGGCCAATGGCGCCGAATACGGCTTGCCAACCCTGCATTACTTCTGGGTGGGTGCCGTACCCGCCATGCTCTTCCTGGGCGTGGTCATGATGCCGTTCTACTACGGTTCAAAGGTCCGCTCCGTGCCGGAATTCATGCGCATGCGATTCGGTACGGGAGCTCACTTGGTCAACGCCCTCTCATTCGCCCTGGCACAGGTGCTTATCGCCGGCGTCAATCTCTTCCTGTTGGGGAGCATCGTCCACGCGCTTCTCGGTTGGCCGCTGTGGGTAGCCCTGGTTGTCGCCTCCGTCATCGTGTTGGCGTACATTACCTTCGGCGGCCTGAGTGCCGCCATTTATAACGAGGTCCTGCAGTTCTTCGTTATCGTCGCCTCCCTGCTGCCGCTGACGCTTATCGGCCTGCATCGCGTGGGCGGCTGGAGCGGCCTGAAGGAGAAGATCACCGAGGCGGCAGCGGCGGCCCCACCGGATGCACATGTGGCCTCCGCGAGTGAACAGCTGCACTCCTGGCCCGGCCAGGCTCTCTCCGGCTTCAATTCACCGGTTCTGTCTGTGATCGGTATAGTGTTCGGACTCGGCTTCGTGCTCTCCTTCGGATACTGGACCACGAACTTCGTGGAGGTGCAGCGCGCCATGGCCTCCGAATCCATGACCGCAGCCCGAAAGACGCCGATTATCGGTGCCTTCCCGAAGATGTTCGTTCCCTTTATCACCGTACTTCCCGGCATGCTCGCGGCCGTCCTCGTCACCGAAATCGCCGATGTCAAGAATGGCGAGCATGTGGCTGGCGGTGCCTCGGGTACGGGAGTGCAGTTCAATGACTCCCTGCTCTACCTCATGCGCGACCTTCTGCCCAACGGACTGCTCGGCCTGGCGATTACCGGCCTGCTCGCCGCCTTCATGGCTGGCATGGCGGCTAATATCTCCGCGCTCAATACCGTGTTTACGATTGACCTGTGGCAGACCTACGTGGTGAAGGACAAACCGGATGCCTACTATGTGAAGGCGGGCCGGATGTGTACGGTGGTGGCGACCATTGGGCCATCTTCACGGCGCTTATCGCCAGCAAGTTCTCCAATATCATGGACTACCTGCAAACACTGTTCGGCTTCTTCAACGCACCGCTCTTCGCCACCTTCATCGTCGGTATGTTCTGGAAGCGAATGACTCCAACAGCCGGCTGGGTGAGCCTTATCGGTGGCACACTCTCTGCGGTGATCGTGTGGCTGCTCTCGCTGGTCGGTGTCATCAACCTACCCGGGCAGGGCACGGCCTTCGTTGCCGCCGCAACGGGGTTCGTCGTCGATCTCATCCTCGCCGTGCTCGTCTCCTTGGGGACGAAGCCGAAACCGGCCGAGGAATTGGTGGGCTTCGTCTACTCCGAGACGCCGAAGTCCAACTTCCATGACCCGGCACTGAAGACCATGCCCGTGCTCGCCCGCCCGGTACCCCTGGCATGCATTGCCCTCGCCATGGTCATCGTGCTCAACGTGCTGTTCTAAGGAGATGCAGGATGAGTAACACAACGAATAACCAACCACAGCGGCGTGCCGGACTCTTCGACGTCCGCAACGTGATCGGGATCATGATGGCATGTTTCGGCATCATCCTGACACTGACAGGAATTGTAGGCGATCCGGAACTCGAAAAGACCGGTGGCGTCAACGCCAACCTATGGGTGGGTATTGCCCTCCTCGGCGTGGCCTTGATCTTCGCCCTGTGGGCGTGGATCCGCCCCACATATGTGCCCGCCAAGGACGCCACCACAGGCGCACCAAGCAACTAATTCGACTTCGGTCCCGGCCTTTTTGGGAATCGGTCCCATTTCAGGAACCGACCGTAGGAACACGGCCGGGACCGAAGTTCTGTGGCTTCTCGTTAGCACTTCGATACAGGAGGAGATTTTCCTATGTCATGGCTCATCACCGGCGGTGCCGGTTATATCGGTTCCCATGTGGTCCGAGCTTTCGCACAGGCGAAACTCTCACCCGTAGTGATCGACGATCTATCCACCGGCCACGCATCCTTTGTGCCAGATTCCGTTCCATTCATCCGCGCCGATATCCGCGATACTGCACTCGTACAACGCACACTGCACGAATACGCCTGCGACGGCGTCGTCCACATCGCCGGTTTCAAATACGCCGGAGTGTCGGTCACCGAGCCGCTACACACCTACGACCAAAACGTGGAAGCCACCGTATCCGTGCTGCGTGCCATGCAGCATGCAGGCGTGCATCGCTACGTGTTCTCCAGTTCGGCATCGGTATACGGAACTCCCGACGTCGACCTCGTCACCGAGGACACCGCCCTGCATCCCGAATCACCGTACGGTCAGACCAAGCTCATCGGTGAATGGCTCAATGCGGATATGCACGCGGTGGACGAGCAATGGCAGGGTGTCAACCTCCGCTACTTCAACGTTGTCGGTTCCGGGGATACCGGACTATGGGATTCCAGCCCGCATAATCTGTTCCCCATGGTCTTCGACCGCCTGCTCGGCGGCGGCACACCACAAGTCAACGGCAATGACTACCCGACGCCCGACGGCACCTGTGTGCGTGATTACGTGCATGTAGCCGATATCGCCTCCGGTCACGTGCTGGCCGCGCAGGCGATGCTGGCAGGCCGTGACCTACTTCCTGCCTACAACCTGGGAAGTGGCGGCGGCACCTCGGTGCAGGAAATCATGGACGCCATTCGTCAAGTTACGGGTATCGACTTCACCCCCATTCAGGCACCACGCCGTGCCGGTGACCCGGCACGGATCGTCGCCGACGGCACCGCGGCAGGGCGAGATCTGGGATGGACCCGCCATTACGACCTGCGAGAAATGGTCCGCTCCGCCTGGGAATCGCGGCAGAACGCTTCCGCCTAAGCGCCTCGCACAGGAGGCTCTGCACAAGAGGCTGCATAAGGGGTTGGTACTACCGACGTGGTACCAACCCCTTATGCATTGGCAGGCGCGTTCTCCTCCCGCTAGCCGTTCCGCCGTCTCCGGCAAGCCCGGCAGCATATGCCCAAGGTGCCGCGGCGATAGTCGCAATCCACTCAAGCACGCCCGGAGGCGTAACGACAATCGCGTGTATTGGTGTGAAGACGATAGATGGATGTCGAGGCGGCAATGAAGAGGTCTGTGCCGTCCGGCCCTCCGAAGCAGAGATTACCGATTTTCTCCGGCACTGGCACCCGCCCAATTTCCTCACCATCCGGCGAGAGAATCACCACGGCCTCCAAACTGGAGGACCACACGTTTCCGTGCTCATCCACCTTGATACCGTCGGGGACTCCCGGGCCGACCTGCGCGAAGTCCTCACCGTTCTTCAGCCGCCAATCGTCCACCATGTAGCGGCGGATATGGTTGCGCTCGAACGGAGTGCCTTCGCGGTTCAACGCGGAAGAATCTGCAATGTAGCAGATTGATTCATCGGGAGAGAACGCTATGCCATTGGGTTCGACCACGTCGGTAGCGGCTACCGTCAGCCGCCCTTCCGGGTTATGCGGAATACCCAGTGATCACAGTACTCACGCGATCCGGGATGCCCTTCCTCCGGGTAGATGATTCCGTAGGCCGGGTCGGTGAACCAGATTGATCCGTCGGTGGTCACGACGATGTCATTGGGCGAATTGAAGCGGTGATCCTGCCAGCGGTCCACCACGGCCGTCACCTCGCCGTCGCGGTCGCGCTCGACTCGCCGCAGACCATGCGAACACTGCAGAACGGACCCATCGAGGTCAACGGTGCGGCCATTGACATGTTCGGTGTTTTCCGCGTGCAGAACAAGCTCGCCGGTAGTGGGATCCAGATCCCAGATCCGCGCGTGCTTAACATCTGAGAAACGCAGCACCTGTTCCTTGCGCAACCAGCATGGACCTTCAATCCACCAGCCGCCTTCATACAGGTGATCCAAAGTGGGGTTGTCACCCACCAGGTCTGTCAATGTGGTCATTTCCTTCTCCTTGCTATTGTGCCTTTGTGGTTGGTTGCTTCGAATATGGCACATCCTGGGCACGCCAACCACAACTTTCGCGACTGGCCTCTCCGCCACATCGCATCTGCCACGCTGTTACCCTCCGAAACCGTCGTGGCGGGAAGGTACGCGCCGGTTGCACTATAGGGGACCAAAACGGCCGCCTCTGGGTGGCGAAAGCCGTCCCGCCACCCAGCAGGCCACCGACTTAGCTGACCAGTGCGAATACAGCCCAGGTTAGTGCAAAGCCGATGAGGCTGAGTACGGTTGAGAGAACAGTCCACGTCTTCAGGCCGTCCTTCACCGACAAGCCAAGGTACTTCGTCACGATCCAGAACCCGGAATCATTGATATGCGATAGCCCGAGAGCACCGAAACCTATGGCCAGCGTGACAAGGACAGTTTCTATCCCCGTGAATCCGGCATTTGCAATCGGAACAGCCATGAGGCCGACACTCGTGTTGATCGCGACTGTGGCGGATCCCTGCGAAGCGCGCAGTACCAGAGATATCAGATAGGCGGCAAGAATAATCGGCATATTGAGGTCGATCAGCGTCTCGGACAGTGCATCCCCGATGCCCGACTCCGTTAGTACGCCGGCGAACATGCCACCCGCACCGGTGACGAAGACGATCACCGCCACATCCGGTAGGGCCGAGTCCATGATGCTGCTGCGCCGTTCCAGGTTCCAGCCTTGCGAGCGCCCCACCACCAAGTAGGCCACAATCACCGCAACCGTCAGAGCCACCGCCGACGATCCGATCAGTGAGAGCCATCTTTGGGTGGTTGTCCCCTCCTTGAGGGCTATAGTGCTGACCGTTCCCAGCATGATCTGCAAGATCGGAAGCAGGATCAGGAGAATCACTGTTCCTGCTCCGATTGGTCGCACGGCACGCCGCAAGGCGGTCGCCGCACCGTCCTGCGCTCCGGAAGCCTCCACCGACGAGTCATTCTCCGCTCGCTCTGCCTGTAATTCCGCTGCCTTGCTGACCGGAGACTCCGACAGCTGAATTCCGTCAGTACGGATACTCTTGGCGATGAAATAGCCTCCCAGCACCGTGATTGCGCAAATCGGCAGACCGATCATAATCATCATGCCGTTATCGGCGCCGGTAGTACCAGCGGCAGCAACCGGTCCCGGATGCGGCGGCAATGCAACATGTACCGTCAGCAGGGCACCTGCCACTGGCAACCCGATTTTCAGCGGGTTCAAACCCGCTACTCGTGCAAAGCCGAACACGATGGGAGCGAGGATAATAAAGCCGACGTCGAAGAAGACGGGGATGCCGAGGATGAATGCCGATGCCGTCACCGCAGCGATTACACGGTGCTCACCCAAGCGCAAAGTGAAGGCGCGCGCCAGGGAATCGGCTCCTCCGGCCATTTCGATCAAGCGGCCTAGAATCGCTCCCAGCCCGACCACGATCATCACCGATCCGAGGGTATCGCCCATGCCCCCTTGCAGCACGCCAACGATCTTTTGCGGCGCTATGCCAGTGGCCAGGGCGGTGCCAAGAGACACCAAGATGAGGGCAACGAATGCAGACATCTTGACCCCGATAACGAGAAGTAGCAGGACGAAGACCGCACCAACGGCGATCCCGAGTAGAGCTGCAGTGCTCATAAATCATTTCCCTTCGCCACGTACAACATTGATAATGGTCGAGTCGTCGTCGGCCCCGCGGCCCTGTGCCAGGCCAAGCACGTACAGCTGCTCCGCTGCCGCAGCCAGCGGGACGGAGAGGCCGACGCTTTTGGCTGCCGATGTCACGATACCCATATCCTTGACGAAGATATCCACGCGGGATGCCACCTCGGGGTTGCCGCCCTCATACGCCTCGATGGCGCGCGGACCGCGGTTACCCAGCATGAAGGACTCTGCGGCTCCCGACATCAGTGCATCGAGTGCCTTGCGCTGATCGAGGCCCAGCTTGCCGGCTAAAGCCAAGGCTTCCCCGGCCGCGGCGATATGCACACCACAAAGCAACTGGTTGACGGTTTTCATCGCCTGACCCTTACCGGGTTCATCGCCCACCAACACCAGGTTGCCCGCCATGGCCTCCAGTACCGGCAGAGCCGCCGCGTACACATCCGGGTATGCTCCACAGGTCACGAGCAGATCACCTTCACCCGCTCGCACCGGACCACCGGATACCGGGGCGTCGACCATGCCGATGCCATCGTCGGCCAGTCGAGCCGCCACCTCCATGACCGCGTCAACACCGACCGTGGACGTGAGGATAACGACGGCGCCCTGCTTCATAGCCGTTACGACGCCGGCGGCGCCGTACAACACATCCTCAAGCTGCGCTCTATTACGCACGGCAATCAGTACGGCGTCGGCGCCCTCAACGGCGTCGCGAGCGGTAGTCACCGTCTCAACACCGGCCTCGGCGGCCAGTTGCCGCCGCTGGTCGAAAAGGTCATAACCGCTCACTTCGAAGCTCTTCGAGAGCCAGGTAGCCATAGGAAGCCCCATTGCTCCGAGCCCGAGAACCGCTACGCGTTGTGTCATGATTTTCTCCTGTTTTCTTACTTGATGGGGATTTTCTACTTGATCGGAATCGGTCTGCAATGACCGGTGGCTGCATGCCCGTGCGGGCATGCGCTGTGCAGAGAGGTCTATTGCGGCGCTCCCGTGGCAGCAGCGCCGCGGATTCGGGGATGTGGGCGGTCACTCGAGGTGCATATTCATCCGAGTGTTCCGGGGAGCCGTCTCGCACCTACAGGTGTTTATCGGCTTGTGGGGCTAGGCGACTGTGCAAGACTTGGTGGCCCTGCGGGGCTAGGAGTAGTTCTTCGGGAGGTTGTGCCAGGCCTGGTGGCTCTTCGTAGCTTTGCCGCCTTTCGGGGCTAGGCAGCGCTTCGCAGTTTGGCGGATGAACCGGGGCGGAAGGGGTGTTTCCGCAAGCGGAGATCCGCCTCCGCGTGCCCGGCGGCGGTCGGGGGCCACCGGGCACTACTGCCTCATCACTGCTTGAGCTTGTCCGCTACCTCGGCCAAGGAATCATCTCCCCCAACATTGCCGGGGAACACAACGTAGGGCACCCCGGCGGCGGGGCCATCCTGCGCCAGCCACAGCGAGACAATTCCTGGCAGCATCGGGCCGAGCGCAATGGCGCGGCCGATTTCCAGGCCCTTAGAGGCGACGTCGGAGGAGGTGATGCCGCCCTTGGCAATCACGAACCGGGGAAGGACGCGGGCAATTATTCCCTGCACCACCGTGACCACGGCTGCCGAGACCTGCCGGGAAATGGCCAAGGAATCGGCGGCGTCGGCACCGGTGACGAGGGTGCGTGAAGTACGTACGATCACGTCTGCACATGAAAGTTCGTCAACCGACTGGTCAATGAGGTTGCGGAGATGAGCATCGCGGGCGTCGTCGTCGATCACCTGTGCAACGTCGATTTCCAGTTCCAGTGGATGCCGATGCTCGCGCAGTGCATTCAGTTGTCGCGTTGTGAGCCCGACATGTGATCCGACAACAACCAGTCCACCCGGTGCCACCGGCCGCTCCCGCGAGCGGCGTTGATCTCTTCGGAGGTGAGCGGCGCATGAACTTCCTGGCCGAGTCGAGCACGCACGAAGGGCGGACCAACGCGGTAGATGAAGTGCGATCCCGCCTCCTCCGCCTTGATCAAGGCCAGCGAGAGCTGACGCAGATCCTCTTCTTCGACGATATCCACGGCGATGGCCTGAGCGTCCGACGCAGAGCGCAGCAGTTCCAAGGTGCCCTGTGGATCGGTCCGCAGGGTTTCGATATCGAGTACGAGAACCTGTGCAGCGCGGCGTTTACCGCCGCTTTTCTCCTCCACCCAGTCGGCAAGTGCAGATGACTTGTATCCGAAGCTGGCGTCGCGCGCAAACTCCGTTTCGCCAACGGGCAGGTAGCCGTCGGCGGGATTGCCGGCGTAATGCGTTCCGTGCACCGTGATTCGCCCGGCGTCACCGAAGGCGGGCACAATCACAATGCCGTCAACCTCCACACCCGCCGATTCGCGTAAGCACTGCGTGATCGTGTCCGGTTCAAGTGGAAAGTGCCCGCGCAGCGTCGAGTCTGATCGCGAAACGAAGGCTACCTCAAGGTC encodes:
- a CDS encoding four-carbon acid sugar kinase family protein — its product is MPQISREELLAGLPPVPDVSAADVVAAQQAAAGSHPVYVVLDDDPTGTQSISNLPVLTSWDEEDFAWVFGTGAPAVYVMTNSRSLAPTDAERVNREAVNAALAAAKAADLEVAFVSRSDSTLRGHFPLEPDTITQCLRESAGVEVDGIVIVPAFGDAGRITVHGTHYAGNPADGYLPVGETEFARDASFGYKSSALADWVEEKSGGKRRAAQVLVLDIETLRTDPQGTLELLRSASDAQAIAVDIVEEEDLRQLSLALIKAEEAGSHFIYRVGPPFVRARLGQEVHAPLTSEEINAARGSGRWHRVDWLLSDHMSGSQRDN
- a CDS encoding nucleotide-binding domain containing protein, translating into MAPGGLVVVGSHVGLTTRQLNALREHRHPLELEIDVAQVIDDDARDAHLRNLIDQSVDELSCADVIVRTSRTLVTGADAADSLAISRQVSAAVVTVVQGIIARVLPRFVIAKGGITSSDVASKGLEIGRAIALGPMLPGIVSLWLAQDGPAAGVPYVVFPGNVGGDDSLAEVADKLKQ